Proteins encoded by one window of Nicotiana tabacum cultivar K326 chromosome 10, ASM71507v2, whole genome shotgun sequence:
- the LOC142165307 gene encoding uncharacterized protein LOC142165307, which yields MNSIIWNVRSVKTKKAFERLINMNRQHHFHFIGIMEPKQKARKLEWYKRKIGMLQAFGNISNKIWVFVDKDHIVEVLINMEQQMTMKITNMNTQLSVIVTFVYAKRNLIERRELWDSMLQGSIYTWWNGHAGDDCIFKRLDRCLANAEFQQMFPALEITHLSKVGSGHNPMLLKCREDVAPVKKAFRFLNFWTKHPTFKAVVKDNWRVDFAGDPFILFNHKLKKLKKVLSTWSRATYGDIFQKIATLEEVEFWKQKSGMIWFQDGDRSTRFFHAQVNGRRKRLQLKRIQNEAGIWLEEEAEMAEEAVRFYQAQFHEESVPSSFDILQHIPTMVDSGKNIELVQQPTKEEIKSAVYRLNGESAGGTDGFNGVEEDEIWRKIYKAGVWFVSNNWYSILLNGQPHGFFRSTRGVKQGDPLSSALFILAEEALSRELNSLHNNLYFYGFGLPKWSPKINHLAYADDIIILSSSDATSLQLIMQILSSYKAASGQLINKSKFVVYMHHSTSAQVIDKVQRITGIPKQEFPFTYLGCPIFYLRRKMDYYKDLITKWAHQIDTGHLRTTYDCHVKREMWASDHYMIWLLLCSINFGGISEQNQPSGAISCAKNTARNSNPIIVPWRGGSHVWIKMLECRDIIEHQILWQLKMGSSLFWYENWTRLGALYFVTPSDFVGDEEVQNIYDVVIEGQWNEERIRGILPEDLATHILENIQPPSRNDMIDKPVWMLETRGEFSVKGNPGRSSVGFVLRNEEGNVVYACGKEIQEGSNSVAEARAILEALKYCVGNGYVLIELNTDSMMLKI from the exons ATGAATTCGATCATATGGAATGTGAGATCAGTCAAGACAAAGAAAGCATTTGAAAGACTAATCAATATGAATAGGCAGCATCACTTTCATTTCATAGGGATTATGGAACCAAAACAGAAGGCAAGAAAGCTGGAATGGTACAAAAGAAAAATTGGAATGTTACAAGCTTTTGgtaacatatcaaacaaaatatgggTGTTTGTAGATAAAGATCATATAGTAGAGGTTCTGATTAACATGGAACAGCAGATGACAATGAAGATCACCAATATGAACACCCAACTGTCAGTCATAGTAACCTTTGTGTATGCTAAACGTAATCTCATTGAGCGTAGAGAATTATGGGATAGCAT GCTTCAAGGCAGCATATATACTTGGTGGAATGGACATGCTGGAGATGATTGTATTTTCAAGAGATTGGATAGGTGCTTGGCTAATGCAGAATTTCAACAGATGTTTCCTGCTCTTGAAATCACTCACTTATCTAAAGTAGGGTCTGGTCATAACCCTATGTTATTGAAGTGTAGAGAAGATGTAGCACCAGTAAAAAAGGCATTCAgatttctcaatttttggacAAAACATCCCACTTTCAAGGCTGTTGTAAAGGACAACTGGAGGGTTGATTTTGCTGGTGATCCTTTTATTCTGTTTAATCACAAgttgaagaaactaaagaaagtGTTATCAACATGGAGTAGGGCAACCTATGGGGATATATTTCAGAAAATAGCAACTTTAGAGGAAGTG GAATTTTGGAAGCAAAAATCTGGTATGATTTGGTTCCAAGATGGAGACAGGAGCACAAGGTTTTTTCATGCACAAGTAAATGGTAGAAGGAAGAGACTCCAATTGAAAAGAATACAGAATGAAGCAGGAATCTGGTTGGAAGAGGAGGCAGAGATGGCAGAGGAAGCAGTAAGGTTCTATCAAGCACAATTCCATGAAGAATCAGTCCCTAGCTCATTTGACATTTTGCAACATATCCCTACAATGGTGGACAGTGGTAAAAACATTGAATTAGTGCAACAGCCAACCAAGGAAGAGATAAAAAGTGCAGTTTATAGGCTCAATGGAGAAAGTGCTGGAGGTACAGATGGTTTTAATG GTGTTGAGGAAGATGAGATTTGGAGAAAGATTTATAAGGCTGGTGTTTGGTTTGTTTCCAATAACTGGTACTCTATCCTATTAAATGGACAACCTCATGGTTTCTTTAGATCAACTAGAGGTGTGAAGCAAGGTGACCCACTGTCATCTGCACTTTTTATTCTGGCTGAAGAAGCATTATCTCGAGAGCTGAACTCTTTACACAATAACCTGTATTTCTATGGATTTGGGCTGCCCAAATGGAGTCCCAAGATAAATCATCTAGCATATGCTGATGATATAATTATCTTGTCATCATCAGATGCCACATCTTTACAACTCATAATGCAAATCTTGTCATCATATAAAGCTGCGTCTGGGCAATTGATAAACAAGAGTAAATTTGTAGTCTATATGCATCATTCTACCAGTGCACAAGTGATTGATAAGGTTCAGAGGATTACAGGTATTCCAAAGCAGGAGTTTCCATTTACTTACCTTGGATGTCCAATATTCTATCTTAGAAGGAAAATGGATTACTATAAAGATCTTATAACAAAG TGGGCACATCAAATAGACACTGGGCATCTTAGAACAACTTATGATTGCCATGTGAAGAGGGAGATGTGGGCTTCAGATCACTACATGATATGGCTACTGCTTTGTTCTATAAACTTTGGTGGAATTTCAGAACAAAACCAACCCAGTGGAGCTATTTCATGTGCCAAAAATACTGCAAGAAACTCAAATCCTATCATAGTTCCTTGGAGGGGTGGATCCCATGTGTGGATAAAAATGCTAGAGTGTAGGGATATCATAGAGCATCAGATTTTATGGCAACTCAAGATGGGATCATCCCTATTTTGGTATGAAAACTGGACGAGGCTGGGTGCACTATATTTTGTTACCCCTTCAGATTTTGTGGGAGATGAAGAAGTGCAGAACATATATGATGTGGTAATTGAGGGACAGTGGAATGAAGAAAGAATAAGAGGGATTCTTCCAGAAGACCTTGCTACTCATATATTGGAGAACATTCAACCTCCATCTAGGAATGATATGATTGACAAGCCTGTTTGGATGCTTGAGACAAGGGGGGAGTTTAGTGTCAA GGGCAACCCTGGTAGGAGTTCAGTAGGCTTTGTTTTGAGAAATGAGGAAGGGAATGTAGTGTATGCTTGTGGTAAGGAGATTCAGGAGGGATCTAATTCTGTTGCAGAAGCAAGAGCAATCCTTGAAGCACTGAAGTACTGTGTTGGGAATGGCTATGTGTTAATTGAGTTGAACACTGATTCAATGATGCTGAAAATATAA